The proteins below come from a single Cannabis sativa cultivar Pink pepper isolate KNU-18-1 chromosome 3, ASM2916894v1, whole genome shotgun sequence genomic window:
- the LOC115710326 gene encoding riboflavin synthase has protein sequence MAIPICLSVLSTTKISLPRSSVLASLTTTPPKANLKFNPFSGYSTLTLFISNLTFHRNRSRSLRPNRNTAIRCLFTGIVEEMGQVKQIGIAEHGGFDMIIGAKTVLEGVNLGDSIAVNGTCLTVTHFDNQFSEFTVGLAPETLRKTSLAELSTGSLVNLERAVQPTSRMGGHFVQGHVDGTGEIVSMEPEGDSLWIKVKASKEILKYVVPKGFITVDGTSLTVVDVFDDESCFNFMLVSYTQQKVVIPLKKVGLKVNLEVDILGKYVERLLSSGFVESIKSS, from the coding sequence ATGGCAATTCCCATTTGTCTTTCCGTACTCTCTACAACGAAAATCTCTCTTCCTAGAAGCTCAGTCCTGGCTAGTCTAACCACCACTCCACCCAAAGCAAACCTCAAATTTAATCCTTTCTCTGGCTATTCAACGCTCACTCTCTTCATCTCCAACCTCACCTTTCATCGAAACCGTTCTAGATCTCTTCGTCCCAACCGAAACACCGCAATCAGATGCCTTTTCACTGGAATTGTTGAAGAAATGGGCCAAGTCAAGCAAATTGGTATCGCTGAACATGGCGGATTCGACATGATAATCGGTGCCAAGACAGTACTCGAGGGAGTCAACCTCGGCGATAGCATTGCCGTGAACGGGACTTGCCTCACAGTCACCCACTTCGACAACCAATTTTCTGAATTCACAGTTGGTTTAGCTCCCGAGACGCTTCGGAAGACGTCGCTGGCCGAGCTCTCGACCGGTTCGCTGGTCAATCTGGAGAGAGCGGTTCAGCCCACGAGCCGAATGGGAGGGCATTTTGTTCAGGGGCACGTGGATGGAACAGGAGAAATCGTGAGTATGGAGCCTGAGGGAGATTCTTTGTGGATCAAGGTGAAAGCTTCCAAAGAGATTTTGAAGTATGTGGTGCCAAAAGGGTTTATTACTGTGGATGGAACTAGTTTGACTGTGGTGGATGTGTTTGATGATGAGAGTTGTTTCAATTTCATGTTGGTTTCATATACCCAACAAAAGGTGGTGATTCCTCTAAAAAAAGTAGGGCTGAAGGTGAATTTGGAGGTCGACATACTTGGCAAGTATGTAGAGAGGCTTCTCAGTAGTGGATTTGTTGAATCCATTAAATCTTCATAA